A window of the Plasmodium falciparum 3D7 genome assembly, chromosome: 3 genome harbors these coding sequences:
- a CDS encoding iron-sulfur assembly protein, putative, with protein MFNNFLNMYMCTLAEKLCKFKKNNFNNIHRNNNFYRDNNFYRDNNFYRDNNFYRDNNFYRDNNLYTNNNLYRDNNFYRDNNFYRDNNFYRDNNLYTNNNLYRDNNLYTNNNLYRDNNFYNITLRKFHFIQTISNNNFNFEIIKKYGDVINKIMFIHTQKKNKQERFMFNNKKYIKRKEYILNDLNEFISIIPHPEINNEITNNSNQKKNKDNKQNVLSTNQQIITNYNLNHKENVTSNLNFNNKEEDEKKLDKLLKKRNIKKRDIVTITEEAKEELKKIISINKKENNNNYNNMNTICSDNHNDMNTICNDKNILKLFFITKGCNGLTHSFNFISKKDIHKEDEIIYDDQNNILLVIDKNCILYVINTTLDYYKDDLTEKFIFKNPNITSICPCGTSFHFSKKK; from the coding sequence ATGTTtaacaattttttaaatatgtacatGTGTACATTAGCAGAAAAATTATGTaagttcaaaaaaaataattttaacaaCATTCATaggaataataatttttatagggataataatttttatagggataataatttttatagggataataatttttatagggataataatttttataggGATAATAAtctttatacaaataataatctttatagggataataatttttatagggataataatttttatagggataataatttttataggGATAATAAtctttatacaaataataatcttTATAGGGATAATAAtctttatacaaataataatctttatagggataataatttttataatattacattgcggaaatttcattttatacaAACAATAAGTAATAACAATTTTAATtttgaaattataaaaaagtatggagatgtaataaataaaataatgtttATCCATacacagaaaaaaaataaacaggAAAGGTTCATGTTcaataataagaaatatattaaaagaaaagaatatatattaaatgatttaAACGAATTTATATCTATTATTCCACATCCTGaaattaataatgaaataactAATAACtcaaatcaaaaaaaaaataaagacaaCAAACAAAATGTATTATCGACGAACCAACAAATTATAAccaattataatttaaaccATAAAGAAAATGTAACATCAAatcttaattttaataacaaagaagaagatgaaaaaaaactagataaattattaaaaaaaagaaatatcaaaaaaagGGATATAGTAACTATAACGGAAGAAGCTAAAgaggaattaaaaaaaattatttccataaataaaaaggaaaacaacaataattataataacatgaACACAATTTGTAGCGACAATCATAATGACATGAACACAATTTGTAAcgacaaaaatattttgaaacTCTTCTTTATTACAAAAGGATGTAATGGATTAACGCATTCATTCAATTTTATATCCAAAAAAGATATACATAAAGAAGATGAAATTATTTATGAcgatcaaaataatatactacTAGTAATTGACAAAAATTGTATCTTATATGTTATCAACACAACTTTAGATTATTATAAAGATGATTTGAcagaaaaatttatttttaaaaatccAAATATTACATCTATATGTCCATGTGGTACCagttttcatttttcaaaaaaaaaataa
- a CDS encoding mRNA-capping enzyme subunit beta, producing MVREAHELLDGSRPIPIDKITYELSQNIILAFDNHENINNKDIQIEIEGRVGLVIDKNKNRIKLPINTDAIIENNYSDFQAGIDRESFEYLLDYFHNMTLKKRLSIRNNDNNNNNMDNNNNNMDNNNNIHIHNSGNNTNQTHSYDKNADDNKPTCNYSYDKKNACIYDFLELKTTKSIDKYYVIKNNNSRIRTTTYLNDDNKQETESMMIQSLQKDNLNIWNVYTGNNYDYFDDDEEDDDDDYNNNNNNNNGDTGTKTNIATNNTHGLTTSKSQHIYNNLVDKNDSIDYRISINIEYTKPISKLYLSKNTPVHERLKERTTFINTYLGLQVDMTKIKTKNNELYEVEIEIPSKTIFKAMSNLRNKKDSNYLHFICSNLVNNIRGICSQLNVFKKSKHMLKNTMITKLNNNSNNQNNLSLLPNHPNDDTISSKEKEKFKKYIHSVLPIVGDYMYRVVTKNEKHIKRKIKDQLITNKEKINIFKNNVDIRRHNKKSLQTINEVHVENKWKAFKRGTKIEVLLCSDDEEYEQNEDVQDINNEYYDQYKNEEDTSLYINNIYMHNQINNNNNNNNDNDNKNEENLKNYKDFYDDT from the coding sequence atggTAAGAGAAGCACATGAATTATTAGATGGAAGTAGACCTATACCGATTGATAAGATAACATACGAATTATCTCAGAATATAATATTGGCTTTCGACAATCAtgagaatataaataataaagatattcAAATTGAAATTGAAGGAAGGGTGGGGTTAGTAATAGATAAGAATAAGAATAGAATAAAATTACCAATAAATACAGATGCaattattgaaaataattattcagATTTCCAGGCCGGAATTGATAGAGAATCGTTTGAATATCTCTTGGATTATTTTCATAACATGACCCTAAAGAAAAGATTAAGTATAcgtaataatgataataataataataatatggacaataataataataatatggacaataataataatattcatatacaCAACAGTGGTAATAATACTAATCAGACACATTCTTATGACAAAAATGCTGATGATAATAAACCAACTTgtaattattcatatgataaaaaaaatgcttGTATATACGATTTCCTAGAACTTAAAACAACAAAAAGTattgataaatattatgttataaaaaataataacagtaGAATTAGAACAACCACATATTTAAATGACGATAACAAACAAGAAACAGAAAGTATGATGATACAGTCTTTACAAAAAGATAATTTAAACATATGGAATGTTTATACAggtaataattatgattattttgatgatgacgaagaagatgatgatgatgattataataataataataataataataatggagaTACAGGgacaaaaacaaatattgCTACAAATAACACCCATGGTTTAACGACATCGAAATCACAACACATCTATAACAATTTagttgataaaaatgattccATAGATTATCGTATttctataaatatagaatataCCAAACCTATtagtaaattatatttatctaaaAACACACCAGTACATGAAAGATTAAAAGAAAGAACcacatttataaatacatatctAGGTTTACAAGTAGATATGACTAAAATAAAAACCAAAAATAATGAGTTATATGAAGTAGAAATAGAAATACCATCAAAAACTATTTTTAAAGCCATGTCAAATTTAAGGAATAAAAAAGATTccaattatttacattttatatgttctaatctagttaataatattagagGTATATGTAGTCAATTAAATGTTTTCAAAAAAAGTAAACACATGTTGAAAAATACAATGATcacaaaattaaataataatagtaataatcaGAATAATCTTTCGTTATTACCAAATCATCCAAACGATGATACCATTTCGtcgaaagaaaaagaaaagttcaaaaaatacatacactCTGTATTACCAATTGTGGGAGACTACATGTATAGAGTTGTTacgaaaaatgaaaaacatataaaaagaaaaatcaaAGACCAACTAATAacgaataaagaaaaaataaacatttttaaaaataacgTTGATATACGtagacataataaaaaatcctTGCAAACCATAAATGAAGTACATGTAGAAAATAAATGGAAGGCATTCAAAAGGGGTACAAAAATAGAAGTACTCTTATGTAGTGATGATGAAGAATACGAACAAAACGAAGATGTAcaggatataaataatgaatactatgatcaatataaaaatgaagaagatacAAGCctctatataaataatatttatatgcacAATCAAAtcaataacaacaacaacaacaataatgataatgataataagaaTGAAGAGAatcttaaaaattataaggaCTTTTATGATGATACATAA
- a CDS encoding regulator of initiation factor 2 (eIF2) encodes MSSSCHERDKNDEEKNKEMNENMIYTFYDVKILLNTFIYLFILRYFKNVEIFFNSYRVKDNVVNFIRHKIDDLFKKQVFDRNHVEKENMKDLYTCDDDMIKINVDKFVFSEDDILYKNQSRNRRNVCNILNDNNLISEQILDMNKMFEYVKRIHLNIFLLVHTNGKNVDYPYNLLNVKIDLYLDKELARIYSSDGILINNKWNGDIDSIFDDHKKENGDDMLNEKTKIEIILKDEIRKNNNICDEMKKEILNNFFNIINYHCIGRKEINVRDYLKIIYKKYFCYPEMLLYKENKTINEITQGENYCNNNINIYNCHFNDDLNYKELVEIINDLIFFLFEDNFYNASISKENKICYKRLYEQFNKIMIKSKIIKLNEEMLSYLLIDSIFIPDYVHKNTFKQVDEYIYSSFSSYSEREESEKKKKKKKKKKTNRINNQCEDNSEGDTHMEGKKIKNKNNNNNDNYDNDNNNCCFPVLGNEHTDNEEEDKKEDMEYQEIIKIFQNKNFRLILEDIENEINKLNNSVFLRINHKNVRGGCFVNNYSLEVKTLYDALLVLKSCTGIYKMIKRNIDEEAEKEKKENEKNEENGKNEKNEENGKNEKNEENGKNEKNEENGKNEKNEENGKNGKNEKNIDNIDKIEKKDHYLILSKYVNINICFLFDVYVYDNNIIGISQKYLNYYFPFLNDPDVIIDTINLIKNMFEKNLKNKFFCNNYIFQVYIHTFKKTKKKKLLLINSKSWLYKNKHPYFTNRFLKYYIYTDYAGVRIPDEKYMEKGIYKYKYDYIDQTDSHKMLNKETTKDTSWLNKQNENDEFDFYLYDDILYYCIVKNDSIYKKNTNIYPKDLNYIKEGEIDIDNLIDTMKRENNIQ; translated from the exons ATGTCATCATCATGTCACGAAAgagataaaaatgatgaggAGAAGAATAAAGAGATGAACGAAAATAtgatttatacattttatgatgtgaagatattattaaatacctttatttatttatttatattaagatattttaaaaatgttgagatattttttaattcttataGGGTAAAGGACAATGTTGTAAATTTTATACGACATAAAATTGAcgatttatttaaaaaacaaGTTTTTGATAGGAACCATGTAGAAAAGGAGAATATGAAAGATTTATATACGTGTGATGatgatatgataaaaataaatgtagaTAAGTTTGTATTTAGTGAAGATGATATTCTATATAAAAATCAAAGTAGAAATAGAAGAAATGTATGCAATATATTGAACGATAATAATTTGATAAGTGAACAGATATTAGATATGAACAAGATGTTTGAATATGTTAAAAGAATacatttgaatatttttttattagtaCATACGAATGGTAAAAATGTAGATTAcccatataatttattaaatgtaaaaatcGATTTATATTTAGATAAAGAGCTAGCCAGAATATATTCTTCCGATggtatattaattaataataagtgGAATGGAGATATAGATAGCATATTTGATGatcataaaaaagaaaatggaGATGATATGTTGaatgaaaaaacaaaaatagaaattatattaaaggatgaaataagaaagaacaataatatatgtgatgAGATGAAGAAAGAGatcttaaataattttttcaatattataaattatcattGTATAGGTAGGAAAGAAATAAATGTTAGGGATtacttaaaaataatatataagaaatatttttgttaccCTGagatgttattatataaagaaaacaaaacaatAAATGAAATTACCCAAGGAGAAaattattgtaataataatattaatatttataattgtcATTTTAATGatgatttaaattataaagagttggtagaaataataaatgatttaatattttttttatttgaagataatttttataatgctTCTATTtctaaagaaaataaaatatgttataaaagGTTGTATGaacaatttaataaaattatgataaagtctaaaatcataaaattaaatgaagaaatgtTATCTTATTTGTTGATAGATTCGATATTTATACCAGACtatgttcataaaaataCGTTTAAGCAGGTGGATGAATATATCTATTCATCGTTTTCTTCATATTCGGAACGTGAAGAatctgaaaaaaaaaaaaaaaaaaaaaaaaaaaaaaaaacaaacaggATAAATAATCAGTGTGAGGATAATTCGGAGGGGGATACACATAtggaaggaaaaaaaataaaaaacaaaaataataataataatgataattatgataatgataataataattgttgCTTTCCTGTTTTGGGAAATGAACATACAGATAATGAGGAGGAAGATAAAAAGGAAGATATGGAATAtcaagaaattataaaaatatttcaaaataaaaattttcgtCTTATTTTAGAAGatatagaaaatgaaataaataaattaaataatagtgtatttttaagaattaatcataaaaatgtaaGAGGAGGGTGttttgtaaataattatagtTTAGAAGTAAAGACATTATATGATGCACTATTAGTTTTAAAAAGTTGTACAggtatttataaaatgataaaaaggaatattGATGAGGAAgcagaaaaagaaaagaaagaaaatgaaaaaaatgaagaaaatggaaaaaatgaaaaaaatgaagaaaatggaaaaaatgaaaaaaatgaagaaaatggaaaaaatgaaaaaaatgaagaaaatggaaaaaatgaaaaaaatgaagaaaatggaaaaaatggaaaaaatgaaaaaaatatagataatattgataagatagaaaagaaagatcattatttaatattgtccaaatatgttaatattaatatatgttttttatttgatgtatatgtatatgacaataatataataggtatatcacaaaaatatttaaattattattttcccttTCTGAATGATCCAGATGTTATTATAGATACTATAaatcttataaaaaatatgtttgaaaaaaatttaaaaaacaaatttttttgtaataattatatttttcaagtttatatacatacatttaaaaaaaccaaaaaaaaaaagttactgttaattaattcaaaaagttggttatataaaaataagcaTCCATATTTTACTAATcgctttttaaaatattatatatatacagacTATGCAGGTGTTAGAATACcggatgaaaaatatatggaaaagggaatatataaatataaatatgattatattgaTCAGACAGATAGTCATAAAATGTTAAACAAGGAAACTACAAAGGATACATCATGGCTGAATAagcaaaatgaaaatgacgaatttgatttttatttgtatgatgacatattatattattgtatagtaaaaaatgatagtatatataaaaaaaacacaaacaTATATCCGAAG gatTTGAATTATATCAAGGAAGGAGAAATCGACATCGATAATTTAATAGACACAATGAAACGAGAAAATAATATccagtaa
- a CDS encoding diacylglycerol O-acyltransferase — protein sequence MNNKNDEGQKLKRKSLYENYHKINQTSLLSHNSLEIDMKGFLNLLIIIICTTHFRLILENFKKYGLIIKIPKNCDLVKNLPLLFCFISLHVTIFFSWFIERYVTSWLYTCIDEDDQHTFKNIPMDDLSNKTDMIIEKKNYKSLYPNLIRRKKKNNTINNDNENNNNNNNSNNNNSNNNNNSNNNNSNNNNNNNNNNYNNCLHKDPPSIYSYDSNTTYENEPYDKFDKDNSTYDKCDKDILCDKKDSKQTCNDICKKKLKELKNNNTEKNNNNNNNNNYINTCAHNIHTHIKDDDISTSSCLKKKKKKKVHGWKSFHLSIFLLRCINSIFILLFPLLTISYYDTEPTLSSILLTISIVWFFKFYSFHEVCYEARKLHIENVDLKNLIEDDLSSEMYYIKRYPYCLDLKSYYTYILMPTMCFQFFYPRTEKIRWIHVAKHIFEVILLIIMIKIISDQYMFITVENTFTMKEFTSAHFSVKITHIIERMLKVSIPTLYIWLIGFLIVFHHWCNILAEITRFGDRLFYKDWWNASSFAEYWRKWNLPIYYFVCRHINKPLIYYGIHRNVSMIIVFFISAMLHEYLISIPLKLGFTGYIFFAFICQIPLVQFTNNAYFKKHKTIGNSIFWIVFCFTGQPLILFIYYYLWIDKQGTLKN from the coding sequence atgaataataaaaatgatgagggacaaaaattaaaacgtaaatcattatatgaaaattacCACAAAATTAATCAAACAAGTTTACTGTCACATAATTCATTAGAAATTGATATGAAAGGTTTTCTGAacttattaattataataatatgtactACACACTTTAGATTAATATtagaaaattttaaaaaatatggtttaattataaagataCCAAAGAATTGTGATTTAGTAAAAAACCTTCCACTTTTATTTTGCTTTATATCTTTGCATGTAACTATATTTTTTAGCTGGTTTATTGAAAGATATGTAACTTCCTGgttatatacatgtatcGATGAAGACGACCAACAcacttttaaaaatatccCTATGGATGATCTGAGCAACAAAACAGATATGATAATAGAAAAGAAGAATTATAAAAGCCTTTATCCAAATttaataagaagaaaaaagaaaaataacaccataaataatgataatgaaaataataataataataataatagtaataataataatagtaataataataataatagcaataataataatagtaataataataataataataataacaataattataataattgcTTGCATAAAGATCCACCCTCAATTTATAGCTATGATAGTAATACAACATATGAAAATGAGCCTTATGATAAATTCGATAAAGATAATAGTACATATGACAAATGCGATAAAGATATTTTATGTGATAAAAAAGATTCAAAACAAACATGTAAcgatatatgtaaaaaaaaacttaaagaattaaaaaataataatactgaaaaaaataataataacaataataataataattatattaatacgtGTGCTCATAATATTCATACACATATCAAGGATGATGATATTAGTACATCGtcttgtttaaaaaaaaaaaaaaaaaaaaaagtacatgGATGGAAATCATTTCATTTATCAATCTTTTTATTAAGATGCATAAAtagcatatttatattattatttcctttaTTAACCATATCATATTATGATACTGAACCCACACTttcatctatattattaactATATCCATTGTATggttttttaaattttattcatttcatGAGGTGTGTTATGAAGCTAGGAAATTACACATAGAAAATGTAGATTTGAAGAATCTTATAGAAGATGATCTATCTTCtgaaatgtattatattaaaagatatcCATATTGTTTAGACCTAAAAagttattatacatatattttaatgccTACTATGTgctttcaatttttttatccACGAACAGAAAAAATTAGATGGATTCATGTAgcaaaacatatatttgaagttattttattaataatcatgatcaaaattatatcagatcaatatatgtttataacaGTCGAAAATACTTTTACCATGAAAGAATTTACATCAGCACATTTCTCTGTAAAAATAACACATATAATAGAAAGAATGCTAAAGGTATCTATACCAACACTATATATATGGCTAATAGGTTTTCTTATAGTCTTTCATCATTGGTGTAATATATTAGCTGAAATTACAAGATTCGGAGATAGACTATTTTACAAAGATTGGTGGAATGCTAGCTCTTTTGCTGAATATTGGAGGAAATGGAATCTacctatatattattttgtttgtaGACATATTAATAAACCCTTAATTTATTATGGTATACATAGAAATGTTTCCATGATAATTGTTTTCTTTATATCTGCTATGTTACATGAATATCTAATTAGTATACCATTAAAATTAGGTTTTACCGGATATATCTTTTTTGCATTCATATGTCAAATACCTTTAGTACAATTTACTAATAATGCATATTTCAAAAAACATAAAACTATTGGAAATTCCATCTTCTGGATTGTTTTTTGTTTCACCGGACAACCGCTtattctatttatttattactacTTGTGGATAGATAAACAAGGCACGCTTAAAAATTGA